In Leptodesmis sichuanensis A121, the following are encoded in one genomic region:
- a CDS encoding SAM-dependent methyltransferase: protein MDQVPDRLMPDCQPKHRRPDIGYIPTPPHVVDALLTLAQITTDDVLYDLGCGDGRILITAAQRFGARGVGIDIDRDRVQESIHNAEAAGVAHLVQFYCQDLYTSDFQEATVVILYLLPHLNLKLRPQLFAQLQPGTRIISHDFDMGDWPPEKVLQIPIEADEIATLYAWTIPDHNDRSPTLK, encoded by the coding sequence TTGGATCAAGTTCCTGATCGTTTGATGCCCGATTGCCAGCCGAAACATCGCAGACCGGATATTGGTTACATTCCTACACCACCCCATGTGGTGGATGCCCTGCTTACCCTGGCCCAGATTACCACCGACGATGTGTTGTATGATCTGGGCTGCGGCGATGGACGCATTCTAATTACTGCTGCACAACGATTTGGGGCCAGAGGGGTAGGGATTGATATCGATCGCGATCGTGTTCAAGAAAGTATCCATAATGCTGAAGCGGCTGGGGTTGCCCATCTGGTGCAATTCTATTGTCAGGATCTCTACACCAGTGATTTCCAAGAGGCTACTGTGGTGATTCTTTACCTGTTACCTCACCTGAACTTAAAACTACGCCCCCAACTCTTCGCCCAACTGCAACCGGGAACCCGCATCATTTCCCACGATTTTGATATGGGCGACTGGCCCCCCGAAAAGGTGCTTCAGATCCCCATTGAAGCCGACGAAATCGCCACGCTCTATGCCTGGACAATTCCTGACCACAACGATCGCTCACCCACGCTAAAGTAG